In Actinomadura citrea, a single window of DNA contains:
- a CDS encoding lysine N(6)-hydroxylase/L-ornithine N(5)-oxygenase family protein has product MHTPVRDVVGIGFGPSNLALAVALEEEHGGADAVFFEKQPAFGWHRGMLIDGATMQVHFLKDLVSLRNPASTYSFLAYLHARGRLVDFVNHKTMYPTRLEFHDYLEWAAAAFEDRVRYGTEVVALRPHDDETLEVVVRRGDELETHLTRNVVIGAGLEPVLPEGVQAGERIWHTEDLLTRLAERGDWDPRRIVVVGAGQSAAEAVEYLHRTFTRAEVCAVFARYGYSPADDSSFANRIFDPEAVDHYYAAPGDVKRMLFEYSRNTNYSVVDLDLIDELYRRAYAEKVAGAERLRILNVSRVLDVADRGAGGARVRVAFLPTGEVADLDADAVVYATGYRERDPFDLLGEAGAHCRSGPDGRPVVERDYRIAAEPGPEWGVYLQGATEHSHGIASSLLSMTAVRTGEIVRSMARRSARVTPGV; this is encoded by the coding sequence ATGCACACCCCCGTCCGCGATGTGGTAGGCATCGGGTTCGGCCCGTCCAACCTGGCGCTCGCCGTCGCGCTCGAGGAGGAGCACGGCGGCGCGGACGCGGTGTTCTTCGAGAAGCAGCCCGCGTTCGGCTGGCACCGCGGCATGCTGATCGACGGCGCCACCATGCAGGTCCACTTCCTCAAGGACCTGGTGTCGCTGCGGAACCCCGCCAGCACGTACTCGTTCCTGGCCTACCTCCACGCCCGGGGCCGGCTGGTCGACTTCGTCAACCACAAGACGATGTACCCGACGCGGCTGGAGTTCCACGACTACCTCGAATGGGCCGCCGCCGCGTTCGAGGACCGCGTCCGCTACGGGACGGAGGTCGTCGCGCTCCGCCCGCACGACGACGAGACCCTGGAGGTCGTCGTACGGCGCGGCGACGAACTGGAGACGCACCTCACCCGCAACGTCGTCATCGGCGCGGGGCTCGAACCCGTCCTGCCGGAGGGCGTCCAGGCGGGGGAGCGGATCTGGCACACCGAGGACCTGCTCACCCGGCTCGCCGAGCGCGGGGACTGGGACCCGCGCCGCATCGTCGTGGTCGGCGCCGGGCAGAGCGCCGCCGAGGCCGTCGAGTACCTGCACCGCACCTTCACCCGCGCCGAGGTGTGCGCGGTCTTCGCGCGGTACGGGTACTCGCCCGCCGACGACAGCTCTTTCGCCAACCGCATCTTCGACCCCGAGGCCGTCGACCACTACTACGCCGCGCCCGGCGACGTGAAGCGCATGCTGTTCGAGTACTCGCGCAACACCAACTACTCCGTGGTGGACCTCGACCTCATCGACGAGCTGTACCGGCGCGCCTACGCCGAGAAGGTCGCGGGCGCCGAGCGGCTGCGCATCCTCAACGTCTCGCGCGTCCTGGACGTCGCGGACCGCGGCGCCGGCGGGGCGCGGGTCCGGGTCGCGTTCCTGCCGACCGGCGAGGTCGCGGACCTGGACGCCGACGCCGTCGTCTACGCGACCGGCTACCGCGAACGCGACCCGTTCGACCTGCTCGGCGAGGCGGGCGCGCACTGCCGCTCCGGCCCGGACGGGCGCCCGGTCGTCGAACGCGACTACCGCATCGCCGCCGAGCCCGGCCCCGAGTGGGGCGTCTACCTGCAGGGGGCGACCGAGCACAGCCACGGGATCGCCTCCTCGCTGCTGTCCATGACCGCCGTGCGCACCGGGGAGATCGTGCGGTCCATGGCGCGGCGGTCCGCGAGAGTCACCCCCGGCGTCTAG
- a CDS encoding iron-siderophore ABC transporter substrate-binding protein, producing the protein MRTTMRRLTVAAALVLGLGSVAACGDDEPTGGSGGSGGAAGAFPVTVAHKLGSAEVKAAPKRIVALGEVDQDALLALGVTPVGMAELTGVQPDGLAPWSAPELTRDKPKLLKAGEAGFNLEEIAALRPDLILAAGDFAIDKEYGKLSKLAPTLAYQNGPAEDSWQQITQQVAAAIGRPEDGRRLVADVEAKIAGVKTAHPELTGKEFAFTSVFPNGNIGVMKSGDDTSVKLLQQFGMTLPESLKKLPGDGFAAELSMEKVSVLDVDVLLSHYNDDPATQKKIEGNKLFAGLGAVKRGSYVALDLKSFWPLRTPTPLAVPYVIDQVVPQIAKAASAAKPA; encoded by the coding sequence ATGCGCACCACGATGCGGCGCCTGACCGTCGCCGCCGCGCTCGTCCTCGGACTCGGATCGGTCGCCGCCTGCGGCGACGACGAGCCCACCGGCGGCTCCGGCGGCTCCGGCGGTGCGGCCGGGGCCTTCCCGGTCACCGTCGCCCACAAGCTCGGCTCCGCGGAGGTGAAGGCCGCGCCGAAGCGGATCGTCGCGCTCGGCGAGGTCGACCAGGACGCGCTGCTCGCCCTCGGCGTCACGCCCGTCGGCATGGCCGAGCTCACCGGCGTCCAGCCCGACGGACTCGCCCCCTGGAGCGCGCCCGAACTGACCCGCGACAAGCCCAAGCTGCTCAAGGCGGGCGAGGCGGGCTTCAACCTGGAGGAGATCGCCGCGCTGCGGCCCGACCTGATCCTCGCCGCCGGCGACTTCGCCATCGACAAGGAGTACGGCAAGCTCTCCAAGCTCGCGCCGACGCTCGCCTACCAGAACGGCCCCGCCGAGGACTCCTGGCAGCAGATCACCCAGCAGGTCGCCGCCGCGATCGGCCGTCCCGAGGACGGCAGGAGACTCGTCGCCGACGTCGAGGCGAAGATCGCCGGGGTGAAGACCGCGCACCCCGAGCTGACCGGCAAGGAGTTCGCGTTTACCAGCGTCTTCCCCAACGGCAACATCGGCGTGATGAAGTCCGGCGACGACACGAGCGTGAAACTGCTCCAGCAGTTCGGCATGACGCTGCCCGAGTCGCTGAAGAAGCTGCCCGGCGACGGGTTCGCCGCCGAGCTGAGCATGGAGAAGGTCTCCGTCCTGGACGTGGACGTCCTGCTCAGCCACTACAACGACGATCCCGCCACCCAGAAGAAGATCGAGGGCAACAAGCTGTTCGCCGGGCTCGGCGCCGTCAAGCGCGGCTCGTACGTGGCGCTGGACCTGAAGTCGTTCTGGCCGCTGCGCACCCCCACCCCGCTCGCCGTCCCCTACGTGATCGACCAGGTCGTCCCGCAGATCGCCAAGGCCGCGAGCGCGGCCAAGCCCGCCTGA
- a CDS encoding MbtH family protein, whose translation MTTNPFDDPDGTFLVLANAEGQHSLWPAFADVPAGWTTVHGPDSRSDCIGYVMDNWKDIRPRSLAAEAP comes from the coding sequence ATGACGACCAACCCGTTCGACGACCCCGACGGCACGTTCCTCGTCCTCGCCAACGCCGAGGGCCAGCACTCCCTGTGGCCGGCGTTCGCCGACGTCCCCGCCGGCTGGACGACCGTCCACGGCCCCGACTCCCGGTCCGACTGCATCGGGTACGTCATGGACAACTGGAAGGACATCCGCCCGCGGAGCCTGGCCGCCGAGGCGCCGTGA